The nucleotide window CCATGGCCGACATGATCGCCGGTATTACCGGCGCTTTCGCCGCCATGGTGGCGCTGCGCGAAGCCGAACGTGACGGCGGTAAGGGGCAGGTGATCGACCTGCCTTTGTTCGACCCCATGCTCGGCATCCTCGGGCCGCAGGCGGCGGACTATAAGGTGACCGGCGACGTGACGCCGCGTGAGGGCAGCGCCTGGCAGCGCTCTGCCCCGCGCAATGTCTATGAGACCAGTGACGGCGGGTTCGTCTCTCTGTCGGCGTCCATGCAGGGCATGTGCGAACAGCTGTTCAAGGCCATGGGGCGCGAAGAGCTGATTCACGACATGCGTTTCCGCACCAATTCCGACCGGGTGCAGAACCGCGACGAGCTGGACGCCATCATCCAGAACTGGATGCGCCAGCGGCCACGCGACGAGATCCTGGAATTTTTCGACAAGCAGGGCATAACGGTCGGTCCGGTATCGGACATTGCCGAGCTGATGGACCATCCCTTTATCAAGGGCCGCGGCATCATCGAGGAATATCCCGATGACGAAATGGAGGCAGTGCCGATGCATGCGGTGACACCGCGTCTGTCGGCGACGCCGGGCGCTATTCGCAGCCCGGCGCCAAAGCTGGGCGAGCACAATGCGGAGCTGCTCAAAGAGCTCGGCTATGATGCCAAGGCGCAGGCGAAGTTGAAGGATCAGGGCGCGATCTAGGAACGCGCCCGGGTCTGCGCCGCAACCGGCCACGGGATCACCGCTATGTCCGGCCACACTGTAGCCCAGCGGGCGCATTGTCGGTCGCGGGTTTGGGGCGAGGCCGACAGCAGGTTGGGCCGGACGACCATGGCGAACAGGTCATGCAGACCGACTGGCGCCAGAAACTCCAGCGCCCCGTCCGCGCCGCGCCGGACCCTTGCCATGGCCAGCGCAGGCTCTGTTAGACTGTAAGGCTCGCGGCCGCGGCCTTATGTGGTCGGCCCTTATGAGGATCATCTTGGACCGGACCGGGACATATTCACAGCACGGGCAAACCACTCCCGGGACCACCCCCCAAACCGCCGTGAACACTGCCGGAAGCGGCCGGCTGACGAGGCTGGTCTGGCGCTATGAGCTGCCGACGGTGGCGCTGGCGGCGGCGATCTACGGCGCCTGGTTTCTGCTGGTGGCCTTCCACGCCTACATCCCGTGGTGGCTGCTGATCCCGCTGGCCGGGTATGTGGTGGGCTGGCACCACTCGCTGCGGCACGAGACGGTGCACGGGCTGCGCCGCTGGCCGGTATGGCTCAAATATCTGCTGGTGGCGCCGCCGCTGACTGTCTGGAACCCCTATCCGGCGTTCCGCCGCAGCCACTCGCGCCATCACGTCAACGCCAATCTGACGACGCCGGGCACGGACCCTGAGTCCTACTACCACACCAAGGCCCAGTGGCGGGCCATGG belongs to Alphaproteobacteria bacterium and includes:
- a CDS encoding CaiB/BaiF CoA-transferase family protein — translated: MKQYQTKAQGPLDGIRVIDMSRLIAGNMLSLQLGDFGAEVIKIETPGKGDDLRNWKTDGIEAFWKVYCRNKKSLALNLRTDAAKEAFDRLVKTAHMLIENFRPGTLEKMGYGPDALHKLNPKLIIIRVSGWGQDGPYRHKPGFGTLVEAMTGFAAMNGYGDRPPVLPPLAMADMIAGITGAFAAMVALREAERDGGKGQVIDLPLFDPMLGILGPQAADYKVTGDVTPREGSAWQRSAPRNVYETSDGGFVSLSASMQGMCEQLFKAMGREELIHDMRFRTNSDRVQNRDELDAIIQNWMRQRPRDEILEFFDKQGITVGPVSDIAELMDHPFIKGRGIIEEYPDDEMEAVPMHAVTPRLSATPGAIRSPAPKLGEHNAELLKELGYDAKAQAKLKDQGAI
- a CDS encoding nucleotidyltransferase family protein, which encodes MARVRRGADGALEFLAPVGLHDLFAMVVRPNLLSASPQTRDRQCARWATVWPDIAVIPWPVAAQTRARS